A window of Salmo trutta chromosome 33, fSalTru1.1, whole genome shotgun sequence genomic DNA:
AGATTGTGAAATGAATTCATACCATGATCCAGGTTATAGTGatgcctctctcccccatcttctcTTTTATCTACTCAGGTTGATCCAATAATCAAGCTAAAGAAAGTTCATTCTAAAAAGGGGGCTGTCAACATCCAGCCCCAATCATGGATTGGAAGACCTTCCAAGCCCTCCTGAGTGGGGTGAATAAGTACTCCACTGCGTTTGGTCGTATCTGGCTCTCTGTGGTGTTTGTGTTCAGGGTAATGGTGTACGTGGTGGCGGCGGAACGCGTGTGGGGCGATGAGCAGAAGGACTTTGACTGCAACACCAAGCAGCCCGGCTGTGCTAACGTCTGCTACGACCACTACTTCCCCATCTCCCACATCCGCCTGTGGGCCCTGCAGCTCATCTTCGTCACCTGCCCCTCCTTGATGGTGGTGATGCATGTGACGTATCGCGATGAACGTGAGCGGAAGTACCACGCCAAGCATGGCAACAAGACCAAGCTGTACGAGAACACAGGCAAAAAGCACGGCGGCCTCTGGTGGACCTACCTGATCAGCCTCTTCGTCAAGACAGGCATCGAGATCTCCTTCCTCTACATCCTCCACAAAATCTATGACAGCTTCTACTTGCCCAGGCTGGTCAAGTGTGAGGTCAGCCCCTGCCCCAATCAGGTGGACTGCTACATCGGCCACCCCACAGAGAAGAAGGTCTTCACCTACTTCATGGTGGGCGCCTCGGCCCTCTGCATCGTGCTCAACGTCTGTGAGATCATCTACCTCGTCTCCAAGGGTGTCGCTCGCATGGCACAAAAGATGAAGAGAAGAGAGCGCACCTTGGCCTTGCATGAACGGTACAACAAGGAGAATTCCTGCAGCAACTGCAGCACTCTACCTATGTCTCGGCTGGAGAAACAATCCTTAAAGCCCCAGTTTCCAGGCCACCTTCAAGCCACCTTACCGGCTCACATGCATGCGTCTGCCCCTAATCTGTCCTAGAGTGGATGTCCACTCTATCCCAAGACTGAACCAAACATGGAGGCCTATGGAGCCAGGCCTCACCTCATTGTTCAAGCCTGTTCAAGCTGGTCCTCCTGTAAGACTTTGTATGAGAGACAGACTTTTCTCAAAGTCTCTACTGCCCTAGCTATTACTGCCTTATACTGCCATGGAGCAAGGCTTTGTATTGATGTCCATGACCCTGGGGCTAGACAACCCTGTCGTGAGCCACATTCCATTTTATACAACTAAACTCCTACTGCCAGACTGAATGACCAACCCTTCCAACCCATTTCCCTTTACTATCAATGTTtccctttcaatgcaacataGCGAAACAAAATGTACTATGCAAGAGTTAGCATGCAAAACTACTGTCACT
This region includes:
- the gjb3 gene encoding gap junction protein beta 3, with the protein product MDWKTFQALLSGVNKYSTAFGRIWLSVVFVFRVMVYVVAAERVWGDEQKDFDCNTKQPGCANVCYDHYFPISHIRLWALQLIFVTCPSLMVVMHVTYRDERERKYHAKHGNKTKLYENTGKKHGGLWWTYLISLFVKTGIEISFLYILHKIYDSFYLPRLVKCEVSPCPNQVDCYIGHPTEKKVFTYFMVGASALCIVLNVCEIIYLVSKGVARMAQKMKRRERTLALHERYNKENSCSNCSTLPMSRLEKQSLKPQFPGHLQATLPAHMHASAPNLS